Proteins encoded within one genomic window of Glycine soja cultivar W05 chromosome 1, ASM419377v2, whole genome shotgun sequence:
- the LOC114385953 gene encoding uncharacterized protein At2g29880-like, with protein sequence MKWFRNQYNMMSTLMRNNSGFGWDPIGKTFTAHEDVWKDYLKSHPSHNKLRGKSMVDYEYLKIVVGGGVSSGNNSISVDPDDTDATTFEPENRTVGIEEFSYDPNSDTFITPNNYEPAYQPPSPRCKQLS encoded by the exons ATGAAGTGGTTTCGAAACCAGTATAACATGATGTCAACCCTTATGCGCAACAACTCTGGCTTTGGATGGGACCCAATTGGAAAAACTTTCACTGCTCATGAGGATGTATGGAAAGATTACTTAAAG tcccaCCCAAGTCACAACAAACTTCGAGGAAAAAGTATGGTTGATTATGAGTATTTGAAGATCGTTGTTGGGGGTGGAGTTTCTAGTGGGAATAATTCTATATCAGTCGATCCAGATGATACTGATGCAACAACTTTTGAGCCAGAAAATAGAACTGTTGGGATAGAAGAATTTTCATATGATCCTAATAGTGATACATTCATAACACCAAATAACTATGAACCAGCATATCAGCCTCCATCACCAAGATGTAAGCAGTTATCGTGA
- the LOC114405326 gene encoding uncharacterized protein LOC114405326 — translation MYVLSGWEGSAHDSKVLSDALARKNGLKVPQGKYYLVDCGFPNRRKFLAPYRGVRYHLQDFAGHGNDPENEKELFNLRHASLRNVIERIFGIFKSRFTIFKSAPPFLFKTQAELVLACAALHNFLRKECRSDEFPVEPTDESSSSSSVLPNYEDNDHEPIVQTQEQEREDANIWRTNIGSDMWRNANN, via the coding sequence ATGTACGTTCTTAGCGGGTGGGAGGGTTCAGCACATGATTCCAAGGTGTTAAGTGATGCTTTGGCAAGGAAGAATGGACTTAAAGTGCCCCAAGGTAAGTATTATCTGGTGGATTGTGGATTTCCTAATCGACGCAAATTTTTAGCCCCATATCGAGGTGTACGATATCATCTACAAGATTTTGCAGGTCACGGTAATGACcctgaaaatgaaaaggaattatTTAATCTTCGGCATGCATCCTTAAGGAATGTGATTGAGAGGATATTTGGTATTTTTAAATCGCGGTTCACAATTTTTAAGTCAGCACCTCCATTTCTATTTAAAACACAAGCAGAGCTTGTGTTGGCATGTGCAGCACTTCATAATTTTCTTCGCAAAGAATGTCGTTCTGATGAATTTCCAGTGGAACCTACTGACgagtcttcatcttcatcttcagtgTTACCAAATTACGAAGACAATGATCATGAACCCATTGTTCAAACACAAGAGCAGGAACGAGAAGATGCTAATATATGGAGGACTAATATAGGTTCAGATATGTGGAGAAATGCTAATAATTAG